In a genomic window of Amycolatopsis japonica:
- a CDS encoding glycoside hydrolase family 16 protein, with product MSTSGKFRAAAVAALSVTALALAPGAASGAAACGALFDDFHYGSHTDGLLAEHGWQVRSGAGGPGVGGARWAPEGITFPTSDGDKVLQLASTTDGTPAGTTQTEIMQPDRRFFEGTYAARIRFSDAPASGPDGDRINQTFFTISPLRYDNDPIYSELDFSEYLPNGGWGEAGPVNFQTSWHTYTPDPWYAENKSDSQRRSIDGWRSVVATVSDGHVRYYIDGALVADHDRGGPFDVYPRQNMSLNVNQWFIDLTQHSGGTSTYLEQVDWVYYAKNEVLTPQAAVDRAASYRSSGVRFTDDLGGC from the coding sequence ATGTCGACCTCAGGGAAGTTCCGCGCCGCCGCCGTCGCGGCCTTGTCGGTCACCGCACTGGCTCTGGCGCCGGGCGCCGCTTCGGGAGCGGCCGCTTGCGGCGCGCTGTTCGACGACTTCCACTACGGCTCGCACACCGACGGTCTCCTTGCCGAGCACGGCTGGCAGGTGCGTTCCGGTGCGGGCGGCCCTGGTGTCGGCGGCGCGCGCTGGGCGCCCGAGGGCATCACGTTCCCGACGTCGGACGGGGACAAGGTGCTGCAACTCGCCTCCACCACCGACGGCACGCCCGCGGGGACGACGCAGACCGAGATCATGCAGCCCGATCGCCGCTTCTTCGAAGGGACCTACGCGGCGCGGATCCGTTTCTCCGACGCGCCGGCGTCCGGCCCCGACGGCGACCGGATCAACCAGACGTTCTTCACGATCAGCCCGCTCCGCTACGACAACGACCCGATCTACAGCGAGCTGGACTTCTCGGAGTACCTGCCCAACGGCGGATGGGGCGAGGCGGGGCCGGTGAACTTCCAGACCAGCTGGCACACCTACACGCCGGACCCTTGGTACGCCGAGAACAAGAGCGACAGCCAGCGCCGCAGCATCGACGGATGGCGCTCCGTCGTCGCGACGGTGTCCGACGGCCATGTGCGGTACTACATCGACGGTGCCCTGGTGGCCGATCACGACCGCGGCGGGCCGTTCGACGTGTACCCGCGGCAGAACATGTCGCTCAACGTGAACCAGTGGTTCATCGATCTCACGCAGCACAGCGGCGGGACGAGCACCTACCTCGAACAGGTGGACTGGGTCTACTACGCGAAGAACGAGGTGCTGACGCCGCAGGCCGCTGTCGACCGGGCCGCGTCGTACCGGTCTTCGGGCGTGCGGTTCACCGACGATCTCGGTGGCTGTTAG
- a CDS encoding GntR family transcriptional regulator: MRRTEVKDRLRQLIERRQPGEVLPSERALSTEIGVSRPTLRAAIDELERDGLVVREHGRGTFTAPRKISQDLLPATGGEQFAPPAEGHWTSRVIDFATTPAGARLGKRLEVSPGHTLVAVTRVRVVEEAPMAIERILVPRDLVPDITAAGFESGSFYELLRTRYEVVPATAVQIIEPTVTDPDESGLLGVPQHSPALLFERTTRDDGGRVIEYTRSIYRGDRYRITSHLTFDHTSG, encoded by the coding sequence ATGCGGCGAACAGAGGTCAAGGATCGGCTACGCCAGCTCATCGAGCGGCGGCAGCCGGGTGAGGTCCTGCCCTCCGAACGCGCGCTGAGCACCGAAATCGGCGTCTCGCGCCCCACCTTGCGGGCCGCGATCGACGAATTGGAACGCGACGGGCTCGTGGTCCGCGAGCACGGCCGCGGCACGTTCACCGCGCCGCGCAAGATCTCCCAGGACCTCCTGCCCGCCACCGGCGGCGAGCAGTTCGCGCCGCCCGCCGAGGGCCACTGGACCAGCCGCGTGATCGACTTCGCCACCACACCCGCCGGTGCCCGGCTCGGGAAACGGCTCGAGGTCTCCCCCGGCCACACACTGGTGGCCGTCACCCGCGTCCGCGTCGTCGAAGAAGCACCGATGGCGATCGAGCGGATCCTGGTCCCGCGTGATCTCGTGCCCGACATCACGGCCGCGGGTTTCGAATCCGGCTCGTTCTACGAACTGCTCCGCACGCGATACGAGGTCGTGCCCGCGACGGCCGTGCAGATCATCGAGCCGACCGTCACCGACCCCGACGAATCCGGCCTGCTCGGCGTCCCACAGCACTCCCCCGCGCTGCTGTTCGAACGCACCACCCGCGACGACGGCGGCCGCGTGATCGAGTACACCCGCTCGATCTACCGCGGCGACCGCTACCGGATCACCTCACACCTGACGTTCGACCACACCTCGGGCTGA
- a CDS encoding thiamine pyrophosphate-binding protein, with product MNVAELVGRTLAELGVGAAFGVVGSGNFEATNGLRAGGVRFVAARHEGGAASMADAFARMSGQVSVLSLHQGCGLTNALTGITEAAKSRTPMIILAGDTAASAVLSNFRVDQDALAAAVGAVPERVHGARTAVADTVRAYRTAVQQRRTVLLNLPLDVQAQEAPEAVTVPEIPGPASIRPSADAIAKLTDLLVEARRPVFIAGRGARGSATPLKELAEVSGALLATSAVAHGLFHDDPFSIGISGGFSSPRAADLIRDAGLVIGWGCALNMWTTRHGTLLGPAARRVQVDVDQAALGAHRPVDLGVVGDVASTAADVHAELVRRGHHRSREAPETTRWNDVPYNDLSGGGRIDPRTLSRRLDEILPTERVVSIDSGNFMGYPSAYLSVPDENGFCFTQAFQSIGLGLGTAIGAALVRPERLPVLGVGDGGFHMALSELETAVRLKIPLVVIVYNDAAYGAEIHHFGAADMTTVRFPDTDIAAIGRGFGCAGVTVRSVEDLAAVEDWLDGPRDAPLVVDAKIADDGGSWWLAEAFRH from the coding sequence ATGAACGTCGCCGAGCTGGTCGGCCGCACGCTCGCGGAACTCGGTGTCGGCGCCGCGTTCGGGGTGGTGGGCAGCGGCAATTTCGAGGCGACCAACGGGTTGCGGGCGGGCGGGGTGCGGTTCGTCGCCGCGCGGCACGAGGGCGGCGCGGCGAGTATGGCCGACGCGTTCGCCCGGATGAGTGGCCAGGTCTCGGTGCTGAGTCTCCATCAGGGCTGTGGGCTGACCAACGCGCTCACCGGGATCACCGAGGCGGCCAAGAGCCGGACCCCGATGATCATCTTGGCGGGGGACACCGCGGCGTCCGCGGTGCTGTCGAACTTCCGGGTCGACCAGGACGCGCTCGCGGCCGCCGTCGGCGCGGTGCCCGAACGTGTGCACGGCGCGCGAACCGCGGTCGCCGACACCGTCCGCGCCTATCGGACAGCGGTGCAGCAGCGACGGACCGTCCTGCTCAACCTTCCGCTCGACGTCCAAGCGCAGGAAGCGCCCGAAGCGGTGACGGTGCCGGAAATCCCCGGTCCGGCGTCGATCCGTCCGAGTGCCGACGCGATCGCGAAACTGACCGATCTTCTCGTCGAGGCGCGGCGGCCTGTGTTCATCGCCGGCCGCGGCGCGCGGGGGAGTGCCACGCCTCTGAAAGAGCTCGCGGAGGTCTCCGGCGCGCTGCTGGCGACTTCGGCGGTGGCGCACGGCCTCTTCCACGACGATCCTTTCTCGATCGGGATCTCGGGTGGCTTTTCGTCGCCGCGAGCGGCGGATCTCATCAGGGACGCCGGCCTCGTGATCGGCTGGGGATGCGCGCTGAACATGTGGACCACCCGGCACGGCACGCTGCTCGGCCCGGCCGCCCGGCGGGTCCAGGTCGACGTCGACCAGGCGGCTCTCGGCGCGCACCGGCCGGTCGACCTGGGCGTCGTCGGCGACGTCGCCAGTACGGCCGCGGACGTGCACGCCGAACTCGTGAGGCGTGGCCACCACAGGAGCCGCGAAGCTCCCGAAACCACCCGATGGAACGACGTCCCGTATAACGACCTATCCGGCGGCGGGAGGATCGATCCGCGCACGCTCAGCCGCCGTCTCGACGAGATCCTGCCCACCGAACGGGTGGTCTCGATCGACTCCGGCAACTTCATGGGCTACCCGAGCGCGTATCTGTCCGTCCCCGACGAGAACGGCTTCTGCTTCACCCAGGCGTTCCAAAGCATCGGACTGGGCCTCGGGACGGCGATCGGCGCGGCACTGGTCCGGCCGGAGCGCCTGCCGGTGCTCGGGGTCGGCGACGGCGGGTTCCATATGGCCCTCTCCGAGCTGGAAACCGCCGTACGACTAAAGATCCCGCTCGTCGTCATCGTCTACAACGACGCGGCGTATGGCGCGGAGATCCACCATTTCGGTGCCGCGGACATGACGACGGTCCGGTTCCCCGACACCGACATCGCGGCGATCGGACGCGGTTTCGGCTGCGCAGGGGTCACCGTGCGGTCGGTCGAGGATCTCGCCGCCGTCGAGGACTGGCTCGACGGCCCACGGGACGCGCCGCTCGTCGTCGACGCCAAGATCGCCGACGACGGCGGCTCGTGGTGGCTCGCCGAAGCCTTCCGGCATTGA
- a CDS encoding sigma-70 family RNA polymerase sigma factor encodes MDRLTERFEEHRTRLRAVAYRMLGSASEAEDAVQDTWLRLNRVDAAEIENLGGWLTTVVARVCLNVLRSRDHRREESLDAAFSEPADSAVDPAADAELADSVGLAMLVVLDTLAPAERLAFVLHDMFAVPFDEIAPLIDRTPAAARQLASRARRRVQGRPIAAEPDLARRRQVVDAYLTAARGGDFAALLELLHPDVVLRADKAAGPSREPIFLRGANVVARGAAAASVRAAVTQLALVNGGVGLVMADEGRPSVVLAFAFVDGKISEIDVIADRERVRGLDLVMVD; translated from the coding sequence GTGGATCGGCTGACGGAACGCTTCGAGGAACACCGGACCAGGCTGCGGGCGGTGGCCTACCGGATGCTGGGTTCGGCCAGTGAGGCCGAAGACGCCGTCCAGGACACGTGGCTGCGGCTGAACCGCGTCGACGCGGCGGAGATCGAGAACCTCGGCGGCTGGCTGACCACGGTGGTGGCACGGGTGTGCCTGAACGTGTTGCGCTCGCGCGACCACCGGCGGGAGGAATCGCTCGACGCCGCGTTCTCGGAGCCCGCCGACTCCGCGGTCGATCCCGCCGCCGACGCGGAGCTCGCCGACTCGGTGGGGCTGGCGATGCTGGTGGTCCTGGACACGCTGGCCCCCGCCGAACGGCTCGCGTTCGTCCTGCACGACATGTTCGCGGTCCCGTTCGACGAGATCGCCCCGCTGATCGACCGCACCCCGGCCGCCGCGAGGCAACTCGCGAGCCGAGCCCGGCGCCGGGTCCAAGGCCGCCCCATCGCCGCGGAACCGGACCTCGCGCGACGACGCCAGGTCGTCGACGCCTACCTGACCGCTGCCCGCGGCGGAGACTTCGCCGCGCTCCTCGAACTCCTGCACCCCGACGTCGTCCTCCGCGCGGACAAGGCTGCAGGCCCCTCGCGCGAGCCGATCTTCCTGCGCGGCGCCAACGTGGTGGCTCGCGGCGCGGCGGCCGCTTCGGTGCGGGCGGCGGTCACTCAGCTCGCGCTGGTGAACGGTGGCGTCGGGCTCGTGATGGCCGACGAAGGACGACCTTCGGTGGTGCTCGCGTTCGCTTTCGTGGACGGGAAGATCAGCGAGATCGACGTCATCGCGGACCGGGAACGGGTGCGGGGCCTGGATTTGGTGATGGTGGACTGA
- a CDS encoding GNAT family N-acetyltransferase translates to MVEVALRSVEDRDLDTLYELMRDPESVRMAAFVARDPDDREAFDRHMAKLRNSPDLIVRAVTGDGRFLGTIGRFFVEGDAEITYWIDRAVWGQGIASRALALFLEMVEVRPLHARAASDNLGSLRVLEKAGFSVIGTEVAYAAARGGEIEETVLRLDL, encoded by the coding sequence ATGGTCGAGGTGGCACTGCGGTCCGTCGAGGATCGCGACCTGGACACCTTGTACGAGCTGATGCGTGACCCCGAATCGGTCAGGATGGCCGCGTTCGTCGCGAGGGACCCCGACGATCGCGAAGCGTTCGACCGCCACATGGCGAAGTTGAGGAATTCTCCGGACCTCATCGTGCGTGCGGTGACCGGTGATGGCCGCTTCCTCGGCACCATCGGCAGGTTCTTCGTGGAAGGCGACGCTGAAATCACCTACTGGATCGACCGTGCGGTTTGGGGGCAAGGAATCGCCAGCCGAGCCCTCGCTCTGTTCCTGGAGATGGTCGAGGTCCGGCCTTTGCACGCCCGCGCCGCCAGCGACAATCTCGGGTCGCTTCGGGTGCTGGAGAAGGCGGGCTTCAGTGTCATTGGGACCGAAGTCGCCTACGCGGCCGCTCGGGGCGGGGAGATCGAGGAAACCGTTCTGCGCCTTGACCTTTGA
- a CDS encoding TM0106 family RecB-like putative nuclease, producing MYTPSDLADLLECEHRSLLNQALAAGLPGAPRPGSGPDQLAVTHGRAHEAATLDKLRGERSAVVEIDERDPVVAAKATEEALRAGAPVIYQAVFHDGEFSGRADFLMRDDEGRYEVYDTKLARHAKPAAVVQLTAYADALRRAGWPAGPRMHLLLGDHSTRSFRVDDFLPLVDRLRARLRNRPPTLPVQLWADERPACGGCSYAAHCASAREADRDLSLVAGMRGDQRRKLVAAGLGTIDALAAAAPEDRPRDISTTSFTTLRAQAAIQVRQDETGQIAYEIIDPDALAELPPPAPGDVFFDMEGDPYALAGEGLEYLFGAVTADDGTKFTPFWAHNRSQEKRAFEEFVDFATARLAEHPGSHVYHYAPYEVTAIKRLAAVHGTREDAVDHLLRSGGLVDLYSVVRKALRVSQRSYSIKYLEPLYMPEARDGDVKTAVSSIEAYEEYLTLTASGETEHADEVLRGISDYNEYDCVSTLRLFEFLHKIRVDEGIALAEPPEESDVDALLRQTEEDVAAQKRAERAAQLAALVDPLLDGLPDDPAEFTGEDRARALLAASVGYHRRETNPAWWEYFRQLAAPLGDLETDNACTVPISLEAGEWVPPSGRVRKAKRSLVLRCDPDRPHPFAPGDDVRLRYGAAARDAKVVSATAVELTLEEGCPPDETTADRPVAVLPGSPVRPSPKDDAVADLARLVVDRLPTLPAHPGVDLLRRTTPRLRDDKTLPEPGTDLVNTVIEAVEALDGSTLAVQGPPGAGKTYLAGRLIAKLVRAGKTIAVTSTSHKAVENVLSAALKNAPDLPCAKRAKRTPDPAAPWEQPKTNPALVKWREEHDTGHLVGGTAWTFANAAIREEPFDLLIIDEAGQFALADALAVSMCAKNLLLLGDPQQLPQVVQGTHPAGAEASALGHLIGEADIIPAELGYFLDETRRMHPAVCAPVSRLSYAGRLHSHPSAAERAIDGVESGLYLAEVDHHGNTTRSVEEAEAVTALVTELHGRAWTDHGEPRPLGDEDILVVAPYNLQARVVARALDEAGHPGVRVGTVDRFQGQEAPVVITTMTSSSAVDLPRGLDFLLSRNRLNVALSRAQALAIVVCSPRLVEADIRTVDQMRLVSGMLGLMTEAVPWHAGRSGR from the coding sequence ATGTACACCCCGTCCGATCTCGCCGACCTGCTCGAATGCGAGCACCGCAGCCTCCTCAACCAGGCGCTGGCCGCCGGCCTGCCGGGCGCGCCGCGGCCGGGTTCCGGGCCGGATCAGCTCGCGGTCACGCACGGCCGCGCGCACGAGGCCGCGACGCTGGACAAGCTGCGCGGCGAGCGGAGCGCCGTCGTCGAGATCGACGAACGAGACCCGGTCGTCGCCGCGAAAGCCACCGAGGAAGCGCTTCGGGCCGGTGCTCCGGTGATCTACCAGGCGGTCTTCCACGACGGCGAGTTCTCCGGCCGGGCCGACTTCCTGATGCGAGACGACGAAGGCCGCTACGAGGTCTACGACACGAAGCTGGCCAGGCACGCGAAGCCCGCCGCGGTCGTCCAGCTGACCGCGTACGCCGACGCCCTGCGCCGGGCGGGCTGGCCCGCCGGTCCGCGGATGCACCTGCTGCTCGGCGATCACAGCACGCGCTCGTTCCGCGTCGACGACTTCCTCCCGCTGGTGGACCGGCTCCGCGCCAGGCTGCGAAACCGGCCGCCGACCCTGCCGGTCCAGCTCTGGGCCGACGAGCGGCCCGCGTGCGGCGGCTGCTCCTACGCCGCGCACTGCGCGAGCGCCCGCGAGGCCGACCGTGACCTTTCGCTGGTCGCGGGGATGCGCGGCGACCAGCGGCGCAAACTCGTCGCCGCCGGACTCGGCACCATCGACGCGCTCGCGGCCGCCGCACCGGAAGACCGGCCGCGCGACATCTCGACGACGTCGTTCACCACGCTACGCGCCCAGGCCGCGATCCAGGTCCGGCAGGACGAAACCGGGCAGATCGCCTACGAGATCATCGATCCGGACGCGCTGGCCGAACTGCCGCCGCCCGCACCCGGTGACGTCTTCTTCGACATGGAAGGCGACCCGTACGCGCTGGCGGGCGAAGGACTGGAATACCTCTTCGGCGCCGTGACAGCCGACGACGGCACGAAGTTCACCCCGTTCTGGGCGCACAACCGGTCGCAGGAGAAGCGGGCCTTCGAAGAGTTCGTCGACTTCGCCACCGCGCGGCTCGCCGAGCATCCCGGCTCGCACGTCTACCACTACGCGCCGTACGAGGTCACCGCGATCAAACGGCTCGCCGCCGTGCACGGAACCCGTGAGGACGCCGTCGACCATCTGCTGCGCAGCGGCGGCCTGGTCGACCTGTATTCCGTGGTGCGCAAGGCACTCCGGGTTTCGCAGCGGTCGTATTCGATCAAGTACCTCGAACCGCTCTACATGCCCGAGGCGCGCGACGGCGACGTCAAGACGGCGGTGTCGAGCATCGAGGCCTACGAGGAGTACCTGACGCTCACCGCCTCCGGCGAGACCGAGCACGCGGACGAGGTGCTGCGCGGGATCAGCGACTACAACGAATACGACTGCGTCTCCACCCTGCGGCTGTTCGAGTTCCTGCACAAGATCCGCGTGGACGAAGGGATCGCGCTCGCCGAGCCGCCCGAAGAGTCCGATGTGGACGCTCTGCTCCGCCAGACCGAGGAGGACGTCGCCGCCCAGAAGCGCGCCGAACGCGCGGCGCAGCTGGCCGCGCTGGTCGATCCGCTGCTGGACGGGCTGCCCGACGATCCGGCCGAGTTCACCGGCGAGGACCGCGCCCGCGCGCTGCTGGCCGCGTCGGTCGGCTATCACCGCCGCGAGACGAATCCGGCGTGGTGGGAGTACTTCCGCCAGCTGGCCGCCCCGCTCGGCGATCTGGAGACCGACAACGCCTGCACCGTCCCGATCTCGTTGGAGGCCGGGGAATGGGTGCCACCGTCGGGCCGGGTCCGCAAGGCGAAGCGTTCGCTCGTGCTCCGCTGCGACCCGGACCGCCCGCATCCCTTCGCCCCCGGCGACGACGTCCGCCTGCGGTACGGCGCGGCCGCGCGCGACGCCAAGGTCGTCTCGGCCACCGCAGTCGAACTGACCCTCGAAGAAGGCTGCCCGCCGGACGAGACCACCGCCGACCGGCCGGTCGCGGTGCTGCCCGGGAGCCCGGTCCGCCCTTCCCCCAAGGACGACGCCGTCGCGGACCTCGCCCGCCTCGTCGTCGACCGGCTGCCGACGCTGCCCGCGCATCCCGGCGTCGATCTGCTCCGGCGCACGACACCCCGGCTTCGCGACGACAAGACCCTGCCCGAACCCGGGACCGACCTGGTGAACACGGTGATCGAGGCCGTCGAGGCGCTCGATGGCTCCACGCTCGCCGTCCAAGGCCCGCCGGGTGCGGGGAAGACCTATCTGGCCGGCAGGCTGATCGCGAAACTCGTGCGCGCGGGCAAGACGATCGCTGTCACCTCGACCAGTCACAAGGCCGTGGAGAACGTGCTGTCCGCCGCGCTGAAGAACGCGCCGGACCTGCCGTGCGCGAAACGCGCCAAACGCACTCCGGATCCGGCCGCGCCGTGGGAGCAGCCGAAGACCAATCCCGCGCTGGTGAAGTGGCGCGAGGAGCACGACACCGGTCATCTGGTCGGCGGGACAGCCTGGACGTTCGCGAACGCCGCGATCCGGGAAGAGCCCTTCGACCTGCTGATCATCGACGAGGCTGGCCAGTTCGCCCTCGCCGACGCGCTCGCGGTGTCGATGTGCGCCAAGAATCTCCTGCTGCTGGGCGATCCGCAGCAGTTGCCGCAGGTCGTGCAGGGCACGCATCCCGCCGGTGCCGAGGCGTCCGCGCTCGGACACCTGATCGGCGAGGCGGACATCATCCCGGCCGAACTCGGGTACTTCCTCGACGAGACCCGGCGGATGCATCCGGCCGTCTGCGCGCCGGTGTCACGGCTGTCCTACGCGGGCCGCCTGCACTCGCATCCTTCGGCCGCCGAGCGCGCGATCGACGGCGTCGAATCGGGCCTGTACCTCGCCGAGGTCGACCACCACGGCAACACGACGCGGTCGGTCGAGGAGGCCGAGGCGGTCACCGCCCTCGTCACCGAACTCCACGGCCGCGCCTGGACCGATCACGGCGAACCCCGGCCGCTCGGCGACGAGGACATCCTGGTCGTGGCGCCGTACAACCTGCAGGCCAGGGTCGTCGCCCGCGCGCTGGACGAGGCCGGGCATCCCGGTGTGCGGGTCGGCACGGTGGACCGGTTCCAAGGCCAGGAGGCGCCGGTGGTGATCACCACGATGACCTCGTCCTCGGCGGTCGATCTGCCGCGCGGCCTGGACTTCCTGCTCTCCCGGAACCGGCTCAACGTGGCGCTCTCGCGGGCGCAGGCGCTCGCGATCGTGGTCTGCTCGCCGCGACTGGTCGAGGCCGACATCCGCACGGTCGACCAGATGCGGCTGGTTTCGGGCATGCTCGGGTTGATGACCGAAGCCGTGCCGTGGCACGCAGGACGGAGTGGACGATGA
- a CDS encoding cyclase family protein: MSLLAQLNSAITTGAIEVVDLTAPLSASTPILQLPEPFANTIPFGLEEISRYDERGPRWYWNNIHTGEHTGTHLDVPVHWVSGKDGHDVSEVPLRTLVAPAVVLDASARAAEDPDYLLSIEDIREWERVNGPLPDGGWLLYRTGWDARSHDQEAFLNNDENGPHTPGVSGECARWLAEEAPITGFGVETVGTDAGQALALEPAFPCHELLLGAGKHGLTQLRNLASLPATGSLLVVSPLPIVGGSGSPARVYALVERV; this comes from the coding sequence ATGTCGTTGTTGGCCCAGCTGAACTCCGCGATCACCACGGGCGCGATCGAGGTCGTCGACCTCACCGCCCCGCTGAGCGCGAGCACCCCGATCCTCCAGCTGCCGGAGCCGTTCGCGAACACGATCCCGTTCGGCCTGGAGGAGATCAGCCGGTACGACGAACGCGGCCCGCGCTGGTACTGGAACAACATCCACACCGGCGAGCACACCGGGACCCACCTCGACGTCCCCGTGCACTGGGTGTCGGGAAAGGACGGCCACGACGTCTCCGAGGTGCCGTTGCGCACGCTGGTCGCCCCGGCGGTGGTACTCGACGCGTCGGCCCGCGCGGCCGAAGACCCGGACTACCTGCTGTCCATAGAAGACATCCGTGAGTGGGAGCGCGTGAACGGGCCGCTGCCCGACGGCGGCTGGCTGCTCTACCGCACGGGCTGGGACGCTCGCTCACACGATCAGGAAGCCTTTCTCAACAACGACGAGAACGGTCCGCACACCCCGGGTGTTTCGGGGGAGTGCGCTCGCTGGCTCGCGGAGGAGGCGCCGATCACCGGGTTCGGGGTGGAGACCGTCGGCACCGACGCGGGGCAGGCCCTCGCCCTCGAACCGGCCTTCCCGTGCCACGAACTCCTTCTGGGCGCCGGAAAACACGGCTTGACCCAGTTGCGGAACCTGGCGAGTCTGCCGGCCACCGGCTCGCTGCTGGTCGTCAGCCCGCTCCCGATCGTCGGCGGTTCCGGCAGTCCCGCCAGGGTCTACGCGCTGGTCGAGCGGGTATGA
- a CDS encoding deoxyguanosinetriphosphate triphosphohydrolase family protein, whose protein sequence is MSEGTFGEARRHTVEKRRTYRDAYQRDRDRVLYSSAFRRLAGVAQVAAVNEQLVLHNRLTHSLKVAQMGRRLVQHLRYRSRDVGFPKGADLNEDVVETAGLVHDIGHPPFGHIAEEVLDQRLRQVAGLEGFEGNAQSFRVVTKLARRKEEHMGLNLTRATLNAVLKYPRLKPRDSAKPTTSWTNRGFGEKWGAYQTEWKDFAWVRDSSRGELRSANAILMDWADDISYATHDLEDYFRAGLIPLHNLAIDKKRILKHGCRRLKEDVGFNEYRFREQIDVIVDEFGENLKSQCWDTRENRVQMNMITSKHLTSLVKAVRLIDRPPFVEVDQDSQYRVAALKELTWFYVIDRPPLAIQQEGQKRIIGSLFDRLFTCLVKSPNSPKIPIHLRVIYRDIKRDDEAKGTFKGNKEARCARAVTDYICLLTEAQAVDLGKRLEGRSQSSMFGTWFN, encoded by the coding sequence ATGTCGGAGGGGACGTTCGGTGAGGCCCGGCGCCACACAGTGGAAAAGCGGCGGACATATCGCGACGCATATCAGCGAGATCGGGACCGAGTGCTGTACTCGTCCGCGTTCCGGAGGCTGGCCGGAGTGGCGCAGGTCGCCGCGGTCAACGAGCAGCTGGTGCTGCACAACCGGCTCACGCACAGTCTGAAGGTCGCCCAGATGGGGCGAAGACTTGTGCAGCACCTGCGCTATAGATCGCGGGACGTGGGTTTTCCGAAGGGGGCGGATCTGAATGAGGATGTCGTCGAGACGGCAGGACTCGTGCACGACATCGGCCATCCACCGTTCGGGCACATCGCCGAGGAGGTCCTCGATCAGCGCCTCAGGCAGGTCGCAGGCCTGGAAGGTTTCGAAGGTAACGCCCAGTCCTTCCGTGTGGTGACGAAACTCGCCCGACGGAAGGAGGAACACATGGGACTCAACCTGACCCGGGCGACGCTGAACGCGGTCCTCAAGTATCCGCGTCTCAAACCACGCGATTCGGCCAAGCCCACGACTTCGTGGACCAATCGTGGCTTTGGTGAGAAATGGGGCGCGTATCAGACCGAATGGAAGGACTTCGCGTGGGTGAGGGATTCCAGTCGTGGTGAGTTGAGGTCCGCGAACGCGATCCTCATGGACTGGGCCGACGACATCAGCTATGCGACCCATGACCTCGAGGACTACTTCCGGGCAGGGCTGATCCCCTTGCACAATCTCGCGATCGACAAGAAGCGCATCCTCAAGCATGGCTGCCGCCGGCTGAAGGAGGACGTCGGCTTCAACGAATACCGCTTTCGGGAGCAGATCGACGTGATCGTCGACGAGTTCGGCGAAAACCTCAAGTCGCAGTGCTGGGACACCCGTGAGAACCGAGTTCAGATGAACATGATCACCAGCAAGCATCTCACCAGTCTCGTGAAGGCTGTCCGGCTCATCGACCGACCACCCTTTGTGGAGGTCGACCAAGACAGCCAGTATCGGGTCGCCGCGCTGAAGGAGCTCACGTGGTTCTACGTGATCGACAGGCCTCCGTTGGCCATTCAGCAGGAAGGCCAGAAAAGGATAATCGGTTCGCTCTTCGATCGATTGTTCACCTGTCTGGTCAAATCGCCGAACAGTCCGAAGATCCCCATCCACCTTCGTGTGATCTACCGTGACATCAAGCGTGACGACGAGGCGAAGGGGACCTTCAAGGGCAATAAGGAGGCTCGGTGTGCCAGGGCTGTCACCGACTACATCTGTCTGCTCACCGAGGCGCAGGCCGTCGATCTCGGGAAGCGGCTGGAGGGCCGGTCGCAGAGTTCGATGTTCGGAACCTGGTTCAACTGA